The following nucleotide sequence is from Staphylococcus chromogenes.
CACCTTTTATGGAAGGAGCAAAAGATTTTAATTCAGTTTCCGCTTCTTGTAAATGTTTAGGGTTTGTATCATTCAAACTATACCCTAAACTATTCAGAGATAGTCCCATAATTTCTCGGGCACCATCGACAAATATAACATCATTTTTCAAGCGTGGATTTTTTAAATCTTGCCAACTATCAAATTTTATATCAGGATACTTCGTTTTATTATAAATAATTCCGACAGTTCCAAAAAAGTACGGCATAGAATACGTATTATGCGGATCAAATGGTTGATTCATAAAATGCGAATCTAAATGCTTCATATTGGGGATTTTCTCTTTATCAAGCGGTTTTAATAAATGGGCTTTTCGCATTTTCTCAATTGTATAATCACTTGGAAAAGCCACATCGTAACTCGTTCCCCCATTTCGAATTTTAGCTTCCATTGCTTCATTAGAGTCAAATGTTTCATAAATCACTTTAATGCCTGTTTCTTTTTCAAATTGTTGAATTAATTCAGAATCTATATATTCTCCCCAATTATAGACATACAATTTTTCTTGTTTCTTTTGACCCACGTCATGATTAATCCAATATCCGATTGCCAAAAAAAGTATGCCTGCTATAAGCGCGCCCCCTATTAATTGTATGAGTTGTTTCATAACGACATCCCCCTTTTATGCTCGACTGTACGTTTATGACGTTGTTTTAACCATTGATATAAAGCTAATCCAAGCATAATCAGGAGAAAGAGCAATGTTGAAATTGCATTAATTTCCATACTAATACCACGACGTGCCATTGAATAGACTTCGACAGATAATACACTAAATCCATTACCTGTCACGAAGAAACTGACTGTAAAGTCATCTAAGGAATACGTGAGTGCCATAAAAAAGCCCCCAATGATTCCTGGCATTAATTGCGGTATCACGATACGACTCAACACTTGAAAATCAGAGGCACCTAAATCACGCCCCGCATCTAAAATAGAATCGTTCATTTCGTATAATTTAGGCAAAATCACGATGACCACGATAGGAATACAAAACGCGATATGCGAAATTAGCACGGATGTAA
It contains:
- a CDS encoding ABC transporter substrate-binding protein encodes the protein MKQLIQLIGGALIAGILFLAIGYWINHDVGQKKQEKLYVYNWGEYIDSELIQQFEKETGIKVIYETFDSNEAMEAKIRNGGTSYDVAFPSDYTIEKMRKAHLLKPLDKEKIPNMKHLDSHFMNQPFDPHNTYSMPYFFGTVGIIYNKTKYPDIKFDSWQDLKNPRLKNDVIFVDGAREIMGLSLNSLGYSLNDTNPKHLQEAETELKSFAPSIKGVVGDEVSMMLEQHEAGVAVLWSGSAAPIFTSDDRFDYKVPKEGSNLWFDNMVIPKTSQNVEGAHKFINFMLDPKVNKQNTEWVEYGTPNKTAKSLLPKETREDHRIYPTPEEQRRLEVYKDLGPQVLNEYNERFLNFKMGL
- a CDS encoding ABC transporter permease, giving the protein MKWIGKSYLIGLLVVLYLPIFYLMFYSFNSEGNMVHFGGFTLEHYATLFGNARLLEVVFNTIAVALIAAAISTLIGLFGAFMLYQIRNQSLKISFLTLNNVLMVSSDVVIGASFLIMFTAIGHVTGFGLGFTSVLISHIAFCIPIVVIVILPKLYEMNDSILDAGRDLGASDFQVLSRIVIPQLMPGIIGGFFMALTYSLDDFTVSFFVTGNGFSVLSVEVYSMARRGISMEINAISTLLFLLIMLGLALYQWLKQRHKRTVEHKRGMSL